In a genomic window of Croceibacterium sp. TMG7-5b_MA50:
- a CDS encoding glycoside hydrolase family 2 TIM barrel-domain containing protein: MMGTYRYRLICTTSALAAALAGTLPVSAQDQTRVAAVQVDPGRPDWENPAINYQGREPARASGFPFESRAAALDGDPASSARYLSLNGTWQFHFAPNTTDLPQGFEQPEYDPAGWSEIAVPANWQAAGFGRARYNNILYPFPANRPLVPHDDNEVGSYRRTFTVPAGWDGSHVILHIGAAGSAYTVWVNGQRVGYAEDSKLPSEFDITPHLRAGENVVAMQVIRWSDGSYLEDQDFWRVSGIERDVYLYAAPPTRIRDVFVHAGLDAGYTDGVLSAELAVTPGAATRARYVLLDGERVVAEGQVRVPAGEEERRVTLTGAIPAVRRWTAETPNLYRLVVELTDARSRVLQSTPMDIGFRSVEIKDGLVSVNGRPITIRGVNRHDHDPETFHVISRESMERDIRLMKQANINAIRTSHYPNDPYLYELADRYGLYVMDEGNIESHEYMDTGNKQPEKRAYYQIGFDPAWRDAHVDRVMNMVERDKNHPSIIFWSLGNESGIGPTFSDAALSVKARDPGRLVSYLGWGTWDGISDHRPNWYADIYAPMYDPAVKMADYATNWDYRQPMIQCEYLHVQGNSGGNVKEYWDTIHAHPHKLQGGFVWDWVDQSVYRYTPDGRRYWGDGSSFGAQPRDVIEFGDGMIQSDRTPNPHFFEVQKVYAPVQFEGFDPASLTVTVVNRHDFVGTAGYDFGWHVLEDGVAVAQGTLPVENIAARSSTAVPLNLQGFTPRAGAEYFVTVMARAREGTIPGVTAGQVIGWEQFALADAQVTPTLPAGGSGRVTLAERSGTLRLSAAGMELAIDRAGGLVTSYSQNGQLLLTGGAPHFTRALTDNDLGVGGTRRDPPWRKASESRVVEAVETGQLLDGRRTITVRHLTGGDVARVQTRYAMAADGQVEVTATVTPLRDDLGDPLRIGMAFTTPAYQTVQWYGRGPHESYADRKTSAPIGLWRGALAEQHHDYIRPQETGNKTDVRWLELVRGGAGGGLRVTGAQPLSINALAFPYADLDRAKPGTRRSTDIVPGDTGTLLVDAAQSGVGGDTAWSDFGRPLPQYRINVAPVTYSFTLSPVDGQGQANGARPASATGSVPID; this comes from the coding sequence ATGATGGGCACATACCGGTACCGGCTGATTTGTACGACCAGTGCTCTCGCCGCGGCGCTGGCCGGCACGCTGCCCGTATCCGCACAGGACCAGACCCGTGTCGCCGCCGTGCAGGTCGATCCCGGCCGTCCTGATTGGGAGAACCCGGCGATCAATTACCAGGGCCGCGAACCGGCACGCGCCAGCGGCTTCCCGTTCGAAAGCCGTGCGGCGGCACTGGACGGCGATCCGGCCTCTTCCGCCCGCTACCTATCGCTGAACGGCACCTGGCAGTTCCACTTCGCGCCCAACACGACCGACCTGCCGCAGGGGTTCGAACAGCCGGAATACGACCCCGCGGGCTGGAGCGAGATCGCCGTTCCGGCCAATTGGCAGGCGGCAGGCTTCGGCCGGGCACGCTACAACAACATCCTGTACCCCTTCCCGGCGAACCGCCCGCTGGTGCCGCATGACGACAACGAGGTGGGATCGTACCGCCGCACCTTCACCGTACCGGCGGGCTGGGACGGCAGCCACGTGATCCTGCATATCGGCGCGGCGGGCTCCGCCTACACCGTCTGGGTCAACGGGCAGCGCGTCGGCTATGCCGAGGATTCCAAGCTGCCGAGCGAGTTCGACATCACCCCTCACCTGCGCGCCGGCGAAAACGTCGTCGCCATGCAGGTGATCCGCTGGTCCGACGGCTCTTACCTGGAGGATCAGGATTTCTGGCGCGTGTCGGGGATCGAGCGGGACGTGTACCTTTACGCCGCGCCGCCCACCCGCATCCGCGACGTGTTCGTCCATGCGGGCCTCGACGCCGGCTACACCGATGGCGTCCTATCGGCCGAGCTGGCGGTGACGCCTGGTGCAGCCACGCGGGCGCGGTACGTGCTGCTGGACGGGGAGCGAGTGGTCGCAGAGGGGCAGGTGCGAGTGCCTGCAGGCGAGGAGGAGCGGCGGGTCACGCTGACCGGCGCAATTCCCGCGGTGCGCCGGTGGACGGCGGAAACGCCGAACCTCTACCGGTTGGTGGTCGAGTTGACCGATGCGCGCAGCCGCGTGCTGCAATCGACGCCGATGGACATCGGCTTCCGCAGCGTCGAGATCAAGGACGGCCTCGTCAGCGTGAACGGTCGCCCAATCACCATCCGCGGCGTGAACCGTCACGACCACGATCCGGAGACGTTCCACGTCATCAGCCGCGAATCCATGGAACGGGACATCCGCCTGATGAAGCAGGCGAACATCAACGCGATCCGCACCAGCCACTATCCCAACGATCCGTACCTGTACGAATTGGCGGACCGGTACGGCCTCTACGTCATGGACGAGGGCAATATCGAGAGCCACGAATATATGGACACCGGCAACAAGCAGCCGGAGAAGCGGGCCTATTACCAGATCGGCTTCGACCCCGCCTGGCGCGACGCGCATGTGGACCGGGTGATGAACATGGTGGAGCGGGACAAGAACCACCCGTCCATCATCTTCTGGTCGCTCGGCAACGAATCCGGCATCGGCCCCACCTTCTCCGACGCGGCGCTGAGCGTGAAGGCGCGCGATCCGGGGCGGCTGGTCAGCTATCTTGGCTGGGGCACGTGGGACGGGATCAGCGATCACCGGCCCAACTGGTACGCGGACATCTACGCGCCGATGTACGACCCGGCGGTGAAGATGGCGGACTACGCCACCAACTGGGATTACCGCCAGCCGATGATCCAGTGCGAATACCTGCATGTGCAGGGCAATTCAGGCGGCAACGTCAAGGAATATTGGGATACAATCCATGCCCATCCGCACAAGTTGCAGGGTGGTTTCGTCTGGGACTGGGTCGATCAGTCGGTGTACCGCTACACGCCCGACGGCCGCCGCTACTGGGGCGACGGCAGTTCCTTCGGTGCGCAGCCGCGTGACGTGATCGAGTTCGGTGACGGCATGATCCAGTCGGATCGCACGCCCAATCCGCATTTCTTCGAGGTGCAGAAGGTCTACGCCCCCGTGCAATTCGAAGGGTTCGATCCGGCGAGCCTCACTGTCACTGTCGTGAACCGGCACGATTTCGTCGGCACTGCGGGTTACGATTTCGGCTGGCATGTGCTGGAGGACGGCGTCGCCGTAGCGCAGGGCACGCTGCCCGTGGAGAACATCGCCGCGCGCAGCAGCACGGCGGTACCGCTCAATCTGCAGGGCTTCACCCCGCGCGCCGGGGCCGAGTATTTTGTGACGGTAATGGCGCGCGCGCGCGAAGGTACTATCCCCGGCGTCACTGCCGGCCAGGTGATCGGCTGGGAACAGTTCGCACTGGCGGACGCGCAGGTCACGCCCACACTGCCGGCCGGCGGGTCGGGCCGGGTCACGCTGGCGGAGCGGAGCGGCACGCTGCGCCTTTCGGCTGCGGGGATGGAGCTGGCGATCGACCGGGCGGGCGGTCTCGTCACCAGCTACAGCCAGAACGGGCAGCTGCTGCTGACCGGCGGCGCGCCGCATTTCACCCGCGCACTGACCGACAACGACCTCGGCGTCGGCGGCACGCGGCGCGACCCGCCGTGGCGCAAAGCCAGCGAAAGCCGTGTGGTGGAGGCGGTCGAAACCGGGCAGCTTCTTGATGGCCGGCGGACCATCACCGTCCGGCACCTGACCGGCGGCGATGTGGCGCGGGTGCAGACCCGCTACGCCATGGCGGCAGACGGGCAAGTCGAGGTGACCGCCACGGTCACCCCGTTGCGCGACGATCTGGGCGATCCGCTACGTATTGGCATGGCTTTCACCACGCCCGCCTACCAGACTGTGCAGTGGTATGGTCGCGGACCGCACGAAAGCTATGCCGACCGTAAGACTTCCGCCCCGATCGGCTTGTGGCGCGGTGCGCTGGCGGAGCAGCACCACGACTACATCCGCCCGCAGGAAACCGGCAACAAGACCGATGTCCGCTGGCTTGAACTGGTGCGCGGGGGCGCGGGCGGGGGCCTGCGCGTGACCGGCGCACAACCGCTGTCGATCAATGCGCTGGCCTTCCCCTATGCCGACCTCGACCGGGCGAAGCCCGGCACCCGCCGCAGCACCGACATCGTTCCCGGCGATACCGGCACGCTGCTGGTGGACGCGGCACAGTCCGGCGTCGGCGGCGACACCGCATGGAGCGATTTCGGCCGCCCGCTGCCGCAGTATCGCATCAACGTCGCGCCGGTGACCTACAGCTTCACGCTGTCGCCGGTGGACGGGCAGGGCCAGGCGAACGGCGCCCGCCCGGCCAGCGCAACTGGATCGGTGCCGATCGACTGA
- a CDS encoding efflux transporter outer membrane subunit encodes MIRNSLLAVTALALSGCAVGPDYTASTPRAVESGPFIAADNVNFTPEPLPADWWRMYDDPVLDGLVADALAANTDIRQAVARIARARAALRGVGADRLPQTQVGAGATYNRVPQIQTLPGFYREQWRIDGGLDVSYEVDLFGRVSRNVEAARADLAAADADADAVRVMVVAETTRAYADAAGFAARIAVAQDIVALLDQSLGLTQRRYDEGFETGLAVSRIATLREQRVAEIPALEAARAGALFRLATLTGRAPAELPAVAGERSLVLEITQPLPVGDGAQLLARRPDIRAAERRVAADTARIGVATADLYPRISLAAGVGSTGTDIGDFFTGGPFRWLLGPLLSWTFPNNEAVRARIDAAEADTQGRLAAFDGTVLTALQETETALATYAGALERRSALQLATLQAERAATIVRAQQREGRINSLERLDAERTLAETRAALAAQDALVSTAQIDLFRALGGGWSAT; translated from the coding sequence ATGATCCGCAACTCGCTTCTCGCCGTCACCGCGCTTGCCCTGTCGGGCTGCGCCGTGGGGCCGGACTACACCGCATCCACCCCCCGCGCGGTGGAGTCCGGCCCGTTCATCGCCGCCGACAACGTGAACTTCACGCCCGAGCCGCTGCCGGCGGACTGGTGGCGGATGTATGACGACCCTGTGCTGGACGGCCTGGTGGCCGACGCATTGGCCGCCAACACCGACATCAGACAGGCGGTGGCGCGCATCGCCCGTGCCCGTGCCGCTTTGCGCGGCGTGGGTGCGGACCGCCTGCCGCAGACACAGGTGGGCGCGGGCGCGACCTACAACCGGGTGCCGCAGATCCAGACTCTGCCCGGCTTCTATCGGGAGCAGTGGCGGATCGATGGCGGGCTCGACGTCTCGTACGAGGTCGACCTGTTCGGCCGCGTCAGCCGCAATGTGGAGGCGGCACGCGCCGACCTCGCCGCGGCGGATGCCGATGCCGACGCGGTGCGGGTGATGGTGGTTGCAGAAACCACCCGCGCCTACGCCGATGCGGCCGGTTTCGCCGCGCGGATCGCCGTGGCGCAGGATATCGTCGCGTTGCTCGACCAGTCTCTCGGCCTGACGCAGCGCCGGTATGACGAAGGATTCGAGACCGGCCTAGCCGTGTCGCGCATCGCCACCTTGCGCGAACAGCGCGTGGCGGAGATCCCGGCGCTGGAGGCGGCACGCGCGGGTGCGCTGTTCCGCCTCGCCACGCTGACCGGGCGGGCGCCGGCCGAACTGCCGGCGGTCGCTGGCGAACGCTCCCTGGTGCTGGAGATCACGCAACCGCTGCCGGTGGGCGACGGGGCGCAATTGCTCGCCCGCCGACCGGATATACGCGCGGCGGAGCGGCGAGTGGCGGCGGACACCGCGCGCATCGGCGTGGCGACGGCCGACCTCTACCCGCGCATCTCGCTGGCGGCGGGGGTCGGTTCCACCGGCACCGACATTGGTGATTTCTTCACCGGCGGGCCGTTCCGCTGGCTGCTCGGCCCGCTGCTGAGCTGGACGTTCCCGAACAACGAGGCCGTGCGCGCCCGGATCGACGCGGCGGAAGCGGACACGCAAGGGCGCCTCGCCGCCTTCGACGGGACGGTGCTGACCGCCCTGCAGGAAACGGAGACCGCGCTCGCCACCTACGCCGGCGCGCTGGAGCGGCGGAGCGCGTTGCAGTTGGCGACGTTGCAGGCCGAACGCGCCGCCACCATCGTGCGCGCGCAGCAGCGGGAAGGCCGCATCAACTCGCTAGAACGGCTGGATGCGGAACGCACGCTGGCGGAAACCCGCGCCGCGCTGGCGGCGCAGGATGCCCTGGTCTCCACCGCGCAGATCGACCTGTTCCGTGCGCTCGGCGGCGGCTGGTCCGCCACCTGA
- a CDS encoding multidrug efflux RND transporter permease subunit, which translates to MRLSRFFIDRPIFAAVVAVIITLVGAISYFFLPVSQYPEVVPPTVQVTATYPGASAETVAETVANPIEQEINGVDGMLYLSSESTGDGRTTITVTFQQGTDLDEAQVLVQNRVAIATPRLPEEVQRLGIVTRKTTPDFLLLVNLVSPDGSLDRAYMSNYAQTRIRDRLARIEGVGDVQLFGQRELAMRVWIDPGRAAGLGLAAGDIVEALRAQNVQVAAGQIGQSPSPGAAFQLNVETQGRFTDPAQFGNVVIRTDAEGRQVRVRDVARVELGAQDYSTSAYLGNGDSVIIPVLQQPGSNALASAEEVQAEMEEIAADFPAGLEYRIVYNPTEFIQESVDAVVHTLIEAVVLVVLVIIVFLQKWRASVIPVLAIPVSLIGTFAVLAMLGYSLNNLSLFGLVLAIGIVVDDAIVVVENVERNLAEGMSPLEAARRSMDEVGAALIAIVLVLCAVFVPTLFIGGLSGAFYQQFAVTISAATIISLVVSLTLSPALSALLLRPHRHLPASAPRWQQWIERAGDGFNRGFDRFSAAYGRWTARLVAMPRRVMATYVVLIGLTGFALSATPTGFVPQQDQGYFLTVIQLPPGSATSRTDAVMKDIAGRMLKIPGISNTVMLSGFDGTSETQSASSAAAYWVLDDFEERAAKGQTVDALMGEAMKATADIQGARLMVVKPPIIRGIGSAGGFRMMVQDRNGAGYRELEKMANAVIAQANQQEGMAGVYTFFNTATPRVRADIDRDKAQILGVSPARVFETLSVYLGSSFVNDFNLLGRTFRVTAQADAPFRDSASDVAQLQTRSDNGAMVPLGSVANLSDTTGPYRVTRYNLAPAVAVDGDTAPGYSSGQSLATMEGVADATLTGGYDYEWTGIAYQQRFAGNTAAVVFALAVLLVFLVLAAQYESLVMPLAIILIVPMCLLAAMIGVNLRGMDNNVLTQIGLVVLIALAAKNAILIVEFARQGEENGMTPVEAAVEAAITRLRPILMTSFAFILGAVPLVTATGAGAELRQALGTAVCFGMLGVTGFGLFFTPTFYVVSRALGDHLAAMRRKPNTGSDPLLQPAE; encoded by the coding sequence ATGCGCCTGTCCCGCTTCTTCATCGACCGGCCGATCTTCGCGGCCGTGGTCGCTGTCATCATCACGCTGGTGGGTGCCATCAGCTACTTCTTCCTGCCGGTCAGCCAGTATCCGGAGGTGGTGCCACCCACCGTGCAGGTGACCGCCACCTATCCGGGCGCGTCGGCCGAAACGGTGGCGGAGACCGTCGCCAACCCGATCGAGCAGGAGATCAACGGCGTCGACGGCATGCTCTACCTGTCGAGCGAATCGACAGGTGACGGGCGCACCACGATCACCGTCACCTTCCAGCAGGGCACCGACCTCGACGAGGCGCAGGTGCTGGTGCAGAACCGCGTGGCCATCGCCACGCCGCGCCTGCCGGAAGAGGTGCAGCGGCTGGGCATCGTGACCCGCAAGACCACGCCCGACTTCCTGCTGCTGGTGAACCTCGTCTCTCCCGACGGGTCGCTCGACCGGGCCTACATGTCGAACTACGCCCAGACGCGCATCCGCGACCGGCTCGCCCGGATTGAAGGGGTGGGCGACGTGCAGCTGTTCGGCCAGCGCGAGCTAGCCATGCGGGTGTGGATCGATCCCGGCCGTGCCGCCGGTCTCGGCCTCGCCGCCGGCGACATCGTGGAGGCGCTGCGGGCGCAGAACGTGCAGGTCGCCGCCGGCCAGATCGGCCAGTCGCCGAGCCCCGGCGCCGCATTCCAGCTGAACGTGGAGACGCAGGGCCGCTTCACCGATCCCGCGCAGTTCGGCAATGTCGTGATCCGCACCGATGCGGAGGGGCGCCAGGTCCGTGTGCGCGACGTCGCCCGCGTGGAACTGGGGGCGCAGGATTACAGCACTAGCGCCTATCTGGGTAACGGCGATTCGGTCATCATCCCCGTCCTGCAACAGCCGGGCAGCAACGCGCTGGCCAGTGCCGAAGAAGTGCAGGCCGAAATGGAGGAGATCGCCGCCGACTTCCCGGCGGGCCTGGAATATCGCATCGTCTACAACCCGACGGAGTTCATCCAGGAATCCGTTGATGCCGTGGTTCACACGCTGATTGAGGCGGTGGTGCTGGTGGTGCTGGTCATCATCGTCTTCCTGCAGAAATGGCGCGCATCGGTGATCCCCGTGCTGGCCATTCCGGTCTCCCTTATCGGCACCTTCGCGGTGCTGGCGATGCTCGGATATTCGCTGAACAACCTGTCGCTGTTCGGGCTGGTGCTGGCGATCGGGATCGTGGTCGATGACGCGATCGTGGTGGTCGAGAATGTGGAGCGCAACCTGGCGGAAGGCATGTCCCCGTTGGAGGCGGCGCGCCGGTCGATGGACGAGGTCGGCGCCGCGCTGATCGCTATCGTGCTGGTGCTGTGCGCGGTGTTCGTGCCGACGCTGTTCATCGGCGGCCTGTCGGGCGCGTTCTACCAGCAGTTCGCCGTCACCATCTCGGCCGCGACGATCATCTCGCTGGTGGTGTCGCTGACCCTGTCGCCCGCGCTGTCGGCCCTGCTGCTGCGTCCGCATCGCCACCTGCCTGCCAGTGCCCCGCGCTGGCAGCAATGGATCGAGCGTGCGGGCGATGGCTTCAACCGCGGTTTTGACCGGTTCAGCGCCGCCTATGGTCGGTGGACCGCGCGGCTGGTCGCCATGCCACGCCGGGTGATGGCGACCTATGTGGTGCTGATCGGCCTGACCGGCTTCGCCCTGTCGGCGACACCCACCGGCTTCGTCCCGCAGCAGGATCAGGGTTACTTCCTGACTGTGATCCAGTTGCCGCCGGGTTCCGCCACCAGCCGCACCGATGCCGTGATGAAGGACATCGCCGGGCGCATGCTGAAGATCCCCGGCATCAGCAATACGGTCATGCTGTCCGGTTTCGACGGCACGTCCGAGACGCAGAGCGCCAGCTCCGCCGCGGCCTACTGGGTGCTTGACGATTTCGAGGAGCGCGCCGCCAAGGGGCAGACGGTCGATGCGCTGATGGGCGAGGCGATGAAGGCCACCGCCGACATCCAGGGTGCCCGGCTGATGGTGGTAAAGCCGCCGATCATCCGCGGCATCGGCTCCGCCGGGGGTTTCCGCATGATGGTGCAGGACCGTAACGGCGCCGGTTACCGGGAGCTGGAGAAGATGGCCAATGCCGTGATCGCGCAGGCCAACCAGCAGGAAGGGATGGCCGGCGTCTACACCTTCTTCAACACCGCCACCCCGCGCGTGCGCGCCGACATCGACCGTGATAAGGCCCAGATCCTGGGCGTGTCGCCGGCCCGCGTGTTCGAGACGCTGAGCGTGTATCTGGGGTCGTCCTTCGTGAACGACTTCAACCTGCTCGGCCGCACGTTCCGCGTGACGGCGCAGGCCGACGCGCCGTTCCGCGATAGCGCGAGCGACGTGGCGCAGCTGCAGACCCGCAGCGACAACGGGGCCATGGTGCCGCTGGGATCGGTCGCGAACCTCAGCGACACGACCGGGCCGTACCGCGTCACCCGCTACAACCTGGCACCGGCCGTCGCCGTCGATGGCGACACCGCGCCCGGTTATTCCAGCGGGCAGTCGCTCGCCACTATGGAGGGGGTTGCCGATGCGACGCTGACCGGTGGCTACGACTATGAATGGACGGGCATCGCCTATCAGCAGCGCTTTGCCGGGAACACCGCGGCGGTGGTGTTCGCGCTGGCCGTGCTGCTCGTCTTCCTGGTGCTGGCGGCGCAGTACGAGAGCCTGGTGATGCCGCTGGCGATCATCCTGATCGTGCCGATGTGCCTGCTCGCGGCGATGATCGGCGTGAACCTGCGCGGCATGGACAACAATGTGCTGACGCAGATCGGCCTGGTCGTGCTGATCGCGCTCGCCGCCAAGAACGCGATCCTGATCGTGGAGTTCGCGCGGCAGGGCGAGGAAAACGGGATGACCCCGGTCGAGGCTGCGGTGGAGGCGGCGATCACCCGGCTGCGCCCCATCCTGATGACCAGTTTCGCCTTCATCCTGGGTGCGGTGCCGCTGGTGACCGCGACCGGCGCGGGGGCGGAACTGCGGCAGGCGCTGGGGACGGCGGTGTGCTTCGGCATGCTTGGCGTCACCGGCTTCGGCCTGTTCTTCACGCCGACCTTCTATGTCGTCAGCCGCGCGCTGGGCGATCACCTCGCCGCCATGCGCCGCAAGCCCAACACCGGCAGCGACCCGTTGCTGCAGCCTGCCGAATAG
- a CDS encoding efflux RND transporter periplasmic adaptor subunit, giving the protein MSDMTPIPISDLPRDTVGTVPGASRPRLRLAGWIAAILAVLVLAWWLLGGREAPAVAPLEPVVTVATPLQRQVTLWDDYIGRFEASRSVELRPRVSGQVTAVHFTDGEIVRAGQPLFTIDPRPYRAALAEAQAGVATARSDLSLAEADLARAQRLVEDDAVSRSELDALRARVTATRAAVEAARARVQSRALDVEFTTVRAPIAGRISDRRIDPGNLVSAGEGSSATLLTTINATDPLYFTFDGSEASFLQGRRDGLANGAPVEIRLADETEYSRRGTLDFTDNGLDPQSGTIRARAIIRNPDNFLSPGMFGNMRMASGGGQVDALLVPDTAVQTDQTRKLLLVVGQDGKVASKPVTLGPIVDGLRVVTGGLAPNDRVVIDGTQLAMPGGSVQTRNGRISAAQ; this is encoded by the coding sequence ATGAGCGACATGACCCCCATCCCGATCAGCGACCTGCCCCGCGACACCGTGGGAACGGTGCCGGGCGCTTCGCGCCCACGCCTGCGCCTTGCCGGCTGGATCGCCGCGATCCTGGCGGTGCTGGTGCTCGCCTGGTGGTTGCTCGGCGGGCGCGAGGCGCCGGCCGTGGCTCCGCTGGAGCCGGTGGTGACCGTCGCCACCCCGCTGCAGCGTCAGGTTACGCTGTGGGACGATTACATCGGCCGGTTCGAGGCAAGCCGCAGCGTGGAGCTGCGCCCCCGCGTCTCCGGCCAGGTGACGGCGGTGCATTTCACCGACGGCGAGATCGTCCGTGCCGGGCAGCCGCTCTTCACCATTGATCCGCGTCCCTACCGCGCCGCTCTGGCCGAGGCGCAGGCAGGCGTCGCCACCGCCCGCAGCGATCTGTCCCTGGCGGAGGCGGACCTCGCCCGTGCGCAGCGGCTGGTCGAGGATGATGCGGTCAGCCGCAGCGAGCTCGATGCCCTGCGCGCCCGTGTCACCGCCACCCGCGCCGCGGTGGAGGCTGCCCGCGCCCGCGTGCAGAGCCGGGCGCTGGATGTGGAGTTCACCACCGTCCGCGCACCGATCGCTGGCCGCATTTCCGACCGGCGGATCGATCCCGGCAATCTGGTGTCCGCGGGCGAGGGCAGCAGTGCCACGCTGCTGACCACGATCAACGCGACCGATCCGCTCTACTTCACGTTCGACGGATCGGAGGCATCGTTCCTGCAGGGGCGGCGCGACGGCCTGGCGAACGGCGCGCCGGTGGAGATCCGCCTGGCGGACGAGACGGAATACAGCCGTCGCGGCACGTTGGACTTCACCGACAACGGCCTGGACCCGCAATCGGGCACGATCCGCGCCCGTGCCATCATCCGCAATCCGGACAATTTCCTCAGCCCCGGCATGTTCGGCAACATGCGGATGGCGAGCGGCGGCGGGCAGGTCGACGCCCTGCTGGTGCCCGACACCGCCGTGCAGACGGATCAGACGCGCAAGCTGCTGCTGGTGGTCGGGCAAGACGGCAAGGTGGCGAGCAAGCCCGTCACGCTCGGCCCGATCGTGGATGGCCTGCGCGTTGTAACCGGTGGACTCGCCCCCAACGACCGGGTGGTCATCGATGGCACGCAGCTCGCCATGCCCGGCGGCTCTGTTCAGACCCGTAATGGCCGCATCAGCGCCGCGCAGTAA
- a CDS encoding TetR/AcrR family transcriptional regulator, translating into MEKLATRGRPREFDTDEALAAALRVFWSKGYDAASLTDLTEAMGITRPSLYAAFGNKEALFKQALDLYEAEKMAYVHAALEAPTARAVAERLLRGNIANITSDCPGCLGVIATMTCNGDGAGIRDHIQCRAESSRQAIVARMQRGIDEGDFTVPIEAEAITRYLSAVFQGIAMQASQGVPREDLEKVADATLALWPGR; encoded by the coding sequence ATGGAAAAGCTTGCCACCCGAGGTCGACCGCGCGAATTTGATACGGACGAGGCGCTGGCCGCCGCGTTGCGCGTGTTCTGGAGCAAGGGGTACGATGCTGCGTCGCTGACCGATCTGACGGAGGCGATGGGGATCACCCGGCCCAGCCTGTATGCGGCGTTCGGCAACAAGGAAGCCTTGTTCAAGCAGGCACTCGACCTCTACGAGGCGGAGAAGATGGCCTATGTCCATGCCGCGCTGGAGGCGCCCACCGCCCGCGCCGTGGCGGAGCGGTTGCTGCGCGGGAACATCGCCAACATCACCAGCGACTGCCCCGGCTGCCTGGGCGTGATCGCCACCATGACCTGCAATGGCGATGGGGCGGGCATCCGTGACCATATCCAGTGCCGCGCCGAATCATCGCGTCAGGCGATCGTCGCGCGCATGCAGCGCGGGATCGACGAAGGCGACTTCACCGTCCCGATCGAGGCGGAGGCGATCACCCGTTACCTGTCCGCCGTCTTCCAGGGTATCGCCATGCAGGCGAGTCAGGGCGTTCCGCGGGAGGATCTGGAAAAGGTCGCCGACGCCACGCTGGCGCTTTGGCCGGGGCGCTGA